From a region of the Paraburkholderia hospita genome:
- a CDS encoding sensor histidine kinase, translated as MSVRAPRATAHAADLDEVRDARYANPFAPPDETEAAAETRPRSLFGEILDWMLAPLLLLWPMSLAVTYLVAKSIANGPFDRALETDAYVLARQIHPVNGIAELTLPDSTRDFLRADNIDSVFYQVLGTRGELVAGDRDMPLPREEDRPQPGIVEFRDDMVRGNDIRVAYTTVEFPQTPGAQPVLVQVAETLDKRSALANDIIKGVILPQFVILPLAILLVWFGLSRGLAPLHALQAHIRARRPDDLSPLEARRAPPEIEPLVTSFNDLLTRLEQNMELQKRFIADAAHQMKTPLAGLRTQAELALRQDASAEVHRSLEQIATSSEHAARLVTQLLALARAENRMSGQIFTPVEIGDVARSAVRDWVQPALAKQMDLGYEGPETPEEAIEVEGNPVMLREMLSNLIDNAIRYTPAGGRITVRVRRDDVARMAHLEVEDTGLGIPAAERERVVERFYRILGREGDGSGLGLAIVREIATMHGGTLAIEDNVYQTSPRLAGTLVRVSLRMMDRVRDLP; from the coding sequence ATGTCCGTCCGCGCACCGCGCGCCACGGCGCACGCGGCGGATCTCGACGAAGTCCGCGACGCGCGCTACGCGAATCCTTTCGCGCCGCCCGATGAAACCGAGGCGGCTGCGGAGACGCGTCCGCGTTCGCTCTTCGGCGAGATCCTCGACTGGATGCTCGCGCCGTTGCTGCTGCTATGGCCGATGAGCCTTGCCGTCACGTACCTGGTCGCGAAGTCGATTGCGAACGGACCGTTCGATCGCGCGCTCGAAACCGACGCCTACGTGCTCGCGCGGCAGATTCACCCCGTCAATGGCATCGCCGAGCTGACGCTGCCCGATTCGACGCGTGATTTTCTTCGTGCCGACAATATAGATAGCGTGTTCTATCAGGTGCTCGGCACACGCGGCGAGCTGGTTGCAGGCGACCGCGACATGCCGCTGCCGCGCGAGGAAGACCGGCCGCAGCCGGGCATCGTCGAGTTTCGCGACGACATGGTGCGCGGCAACGACATCCGCGTCGCGTACACCACCGTCGAGTTTCCGCAGACGCCGGGCGCGCAGCCCGTGCTCGTGCAGGTGGCCGAAACGCTCGATAAACGCAGCGCGCTCGCCAACGACATCATCAAGGGCGTGATCCTGCCGCAGTTCGTGATCCTGCCGCTCGCCATCCTGCTCGTGTGGTTCGGGCTGTCGCGCGGTCTTGCGCCGCTGCACGCGCTGCAGGCGCATATTCGCGCGCGGCGCCCCGATGACCTGTCGCCGCTCGAAGCGCGCCGCGCGCCGCCGGAAATCGAGCCGCTCGTCACGTCGTTCAACGATCTGCTGACGCGTCTCGAACAGAACATGGAACTGCAAAAGCGCTTCATCGCCGATGCCGCGCATCAGATGAAGACACCGCTCGCGGGCTTGCGTACACAAGCCGAGCTGGCGCTGCGCCAGGATGCGTCGGCGGAAGTGCATCGCTCGCTCGAGCAGATCGCGACGAGCTCGGAGCACGCCGCGCGGCTCGTCACGCAGTTGCTTGCGCTCGCGCGCGCGGAGAACCGCATGTCCGGCCAGATCTTCACGCCCGTCGAGATTGGCGACGTTGCCCGCAGCGCCGTGCGCGACTGGGTCCAGCCCGCGCTCGCAAAGCAGATGGATCTCGGCTACGAAGGTCCGGAGACGCCCGAAGAAGCGATCGAAGTGGAAGGCAACCCCGTGATGTTGCGCGAGATGCTGTCGAACCTGATCGACAACGCGATCCGCTACACGCCCGCAGGCGGACGGATCACCGTGCGGGTGCGGCGCGACGACGTCGCCCGCATGGCTCATCTCGAAGTAGAGGACACGGGCCTTGGCATTCCCGCCGCCGAGCGTGAACGCGTGGTCGAGCGCTTCTACCGGATTCTCGGGCGCGAAGGTGACGGCAGCGGACTGGGTCTGGCCATCGTCCGCGAAATCGCGACGATGCACGGCGGCACGCTTGCCATCGAGGACAACGTCTATCAGACGTCGCCGCGCCTCGCCGGAACCCTCGTTCGCGTCAGCTTAAGGATGATGGATCGTGTACGGGATTTACCCTAA
- a CDS encoding response regulator, with protein MRILIAEDDSILADGLVRSLRQSAYAVDHVKTGAEADTALSMQTFDLVILDLGLPKMSGLEVLRRLRARNSNVPVLILTAADSVDERVKGLDLGADDYMAKPFALNELEARVRALTRRGAGGGPTVVKHGSLSFDQVGRIAYANEQVIDLSARELGLLEVLLQRIGRLVSKEQLVDHLCEWGEEVSNNAIEVYVHRLRKKIEPSGVRIITVRGLGYCLEKAAPQTPAQQSEPSDAPAAMPASHYFK; from the coding sequence ATGCGAATTCTCATTGCCGAAGACGACAGCATACTCGCGGACGGTCTCGTCCGATCACTCCGCCAATCGGCATACGCCGTTGACCATGTGAAGACGGGAGCGGAAGCGGATACCGCGCTGTCGATGCAGACTTTCGACCTCGTCATCCTCGATCTCGGCCTGCCGAAAATGTCCGGCCTCGAAGTGCTGCGGCGTCTGCGCGCGCGCAATTCGAACGTACCCGTGCTGATCCTGACGGCAGCCGACAGCGTCGACGAGCGCGTGAAGGGCCTCGATCTCGGCGCCGACGATTACATGGCCAAGCCCTTCGCGCTGAACGAGCTCGAAGCCCGCGTGCGTGCCCTCACGCGGCGCGGCGCGGGCGGCGGGCCGACCGTCGTCAAGCACGGCTCGCTGTCGTTCGATCAGGTCGGCCGGATTGCCTATGCCAATGAGCAGGTTATCGATCTGTCCGCGCGTGAGCTAGGATTGCTCGAAGTCCTGTTGCAGCGGATCGGGCGGCTGGTGTCGAAGGAACAGCTGGTCGATCACCTGTGTGAATGGGGCGAAGAGGTCAGCAACAACGCGATCGAGGTGTACGTGCACCGGCTGCGCAAGAAGATCGAACCGAGCGGCGTGCGCATCATCACCGTGCGCGGGTTGGGTTACTGTCTGGAGAAGGCTGCGCCCCAGACGCCGGCGCAGCAGTCCGAGCCGTCCGACGCGCCCGCTGCGATGCCAGCAAGCCACTACTTCAAGTAA
- the recA gene encoding recombinase RecA: protein MEESKKGSAGLTAEKSKALAAALAQIEKQFGKGSVMRLGQGEAVEDIQVVSTGSLGLDIALGVGGLPRGRVVEIYGPESSGKTTLTLQVVAEMQKLGGTAAFIDAEHALDIQYAQKLGVDVSDLLVSQPDTGEQALEIADALVRSGSIDMIVIDSVAALVPKAEIEGEMGDSLPGLQARLMSQALRKLTGTIKRTNCLVIFINQIRMKIGVMFGNPETTTGGNALKFYASVRLDIRRIGSIKKNDEVIGNETRVKVVKNKVAPPFREAIFDILYGEGISRQGEIIDLGVQAKIVDKAGAWYSYSGERIGQGKDNAREFLRENPDIAREIENRIRESLGVNAMPAGAAVSADEEVGEEE from the coding sequence ATGGAAGAAAGCAAGAAAGGCTCGGCTGGACTGACTGCGGAAAAGAGCAAGGCACTCGCGGCCGCGCTTGCGCAGATCGAAAAGCAGTTCGGCAAAGGGTCGGTCATGCGGCTCGGCCAGGGTGAGGCAGTCGAAGATATCCAGGTGGTCTCCACGGGATCGCTGGGGCTCGACATCGCGCTGGGCGTCGGTGGTCTGCCGCGTGGCCGTGTGGTGGAAATCTACGGGCCGGAATCGTCGGGTAAAACCACGCTGACGCTGCAGGTCGTCGCCGAAATGCAGAAGCTTGGCGGCACGGCAGCATTCATCGACGCGGAACACGCGCTGGATATTCAGTACGCGCAAAAGCTCGGCGTGGACGTCAGCGACCTTCTGGTTTCGCAGCCGGACACCGGCGAACAGGCGCTCGAAATCGCGGATGCGCTGGTGCGTTCGGGGTCGATCGACATGATCGTGATCGACTCGGTCGCGGCGCTGGTGCCGAAGGCCGAAATCGAAGGCGAAATGGGCGATTCGCTGCCGGGTCTGCAGGCGCGTCTGATGTCGCAGGCGCTGCGCAAGTTGACGGGCACGATCAAGCGCACGAACTGCCTCGTGATCTTCATCAACCAGATCCGCATGAAGATCGGCGTCATGTTCGGCAACCCGGAAACCACCACGGGTGGTAACGCGCTGAAGTTCTACGCGTCGGTGCGTCTGGACATTCGCCGTATCGGTTCGATCAAGAAGAACGACGAAGTGATCGGCAACGAAACGCGCGTGAAGGTGGTGAAGAACAAGGTGGCGCCGCCATTCCGCGAAGCGATCTTTGACATCCTCTACGGCGAAGGTATCTCGCGTCAGGGCGAAATCATCGACCTCGGCGTGCAGGCAAAGATCGTCGACAAGGCGGGCGCCTGGTACAGCTACAGCGGCGAACGCATTGGTCAAGGCAAGGACAACGCGCGTGAATTCCTGCGCGAGAATCCGGACATTGCACGCGAGATCGAAAACCGTATCCGTGAGTCGCTGGGCGTGAATGCCATGCCGGCGGGCGCTGCCGTCAGTGCCGACGAGGAAGTGGGCGAAGAGGAGTAA
- the recX gene encoding recombination regulator RecX, translating into MIRKGRSASSTTGAGRSAGGPRDDDAFESSSRLSSSPSASTAASFSNDSSSDNFDPFESFDAHDRAAGLGAASRDRPDADASSEEVTYTRSRRQPGEGKPADTASRASQRPTRSLKGRALGYLSRREYSRAELSRKLSPYAEEGESIDALLDSLESEGWLSDSRFAESLLNRRASRMGAGRIVNELKRHSVGQELVEEVSAQLRETELARAQAVWRKKFGALPETPNERAKQARFLATRGFSQGIIGKILKGIDED; encoded by the coding sequence GTGATACGCAAGGGCCGCTCTGCTTCCTCGACTACGGGCGCAGGACGCAGCGCGGGCGGCCCGCGTGACGACGATGCATTCGAATCGTCGTCACGCTTGTCTTCAAGCCCGTCTGCTTCTACGGCAGCATCGTTTTCAAACGACTCGTCATCCGACAACTTCGATCCATTCGAATCGTTCGATGCTCACGATCGTGCCGCCGGTCTGGGTGCCGCTTCGCGTGACCGCCCGGACGCGGATGCCAGCAGCGAAGAAGTCACCTATACGCGCTCGCGTCGCCAGCCAGGCGAAGGCAAACCCGCTGATACAGCGAGCCGCGCCTCACAACGTCCCACACGCTCTCTCAAAGGCCGTGCGCTCGGCTATCTTTCGCGCCGCGAGTACAGTCGCGCGGAGTTGTCGCGCAAGCTCTCGCCATACGCGGAAGAGGGCGAATCAATCGACGCATTGCTGGATTCGCTCGAAAGCGAAGGCTGGCTGTCGGATTCTCGTTTCGCGGAAAGCCTGCTTAATCGGCGTGCATCGCGCATGGGCGCGGGCCGCATCGTCAACGAACTCAAGCGTCATTCGGTCGGACAGGAACTGGTCGAAGAAGTGAGCGCGCAGTTACGCGAAACCGAACTGGCGCGGGCTCAGGCGGTGTGGCGCAAGAAGTTCGGCGCGTTGCCCGAAACACCCAACGAACGCGCAAAGCAGGCGCGCTTTCTTGCCACGCGGGGTTTTTCTCAGGGAATCATCGGGAAGATTCTCAAGGGTATCGACGAAGACTGA
- a CDS encoding DUF2889 domain-containing protein, whose product MPLSPPVSRQLRHRRAIRADAYEREDGLWDIEACLTDDKPRDVKLASGVRPNGLPIHELWLRITIDRKLNVVDAEASSDWVPYPGLCEVSNPAYRALIGLNLLQNFRRDAARLLAGTTGCTHLTELCAILPTAAIQAFAGDVWNTDKGGPGSEEHAGSSTGSADGSTRGTQGSTGQDAQDNASSGQASEQASEQSNDKPPFQLGRCHALRFDGEAVRQFYPRWYGHAPRSADRADAAPNGQAVKTARPE is encoded by the coding sequence ATGCCGCTCTCTCCGCCAGTGTCCCGACAGTTGCGCCATCGCCGCGCAATCCGAGCGGACGCATACGAGCGTGAAGATGGGCTGTGGGATATCGAGGCATGCCTCACCGACGACAAGCCGCGTGACGTTAAGCTTGCGTCGGGTGTCCGGCCGAACGGCCTGCCGATCCATGAACTCTGGCTCCGCATCACGATCGATCGCAAGCTCAATGTCGTCGACGCTGAAGCGTCGTCCGACTGGGTTCCGTATCCCGGTCTGTGTGAAGTCTCCAATCCCGCCTATCGCGCCCTCATCGGGCTCAATCTGTTGCAAAACTTCCGTCGCGATGCTGCCCGTTTGCTGGCCGGCACGACAGGCTGCACGCATCTCACCGAGTTGTGCGCAATCCTGCCGACTGCCGCCATCCAGGCGTTCGCGGGCGACGTGTGGAATACCGACAAAGGCGGGCCAGGAAGCGAGGAGCACGCGGGTTCATCCACTGGATCGGCAGACGGTTCAACCCGAGGCACGCAAGGCAGCACGGGACAAGACGCCCAAGACAACGCTTCGAGCGGGCAAGCAAGCGAACAGGCGAGCGAGCAATCAAACGACAAACCGCCATTCCAGTTGGGCCGCTGCCATGCGCTGCGGTTCGACGGCGAGGCGGTGCGACAGTTTTATCCGCGCTGGTACGGCCACGCGCCGCGTTCAGCGGATCGCGCGGATGCCGCACCCAACGGACAGGCCGTGAAGACGGCGCGTCCGGAGTAA
- the sucC gene encoding ADP-forming succinate--CoA ligase subunit beta gives MKIHEYQGKEILRKFGVAVPRGKPVFSVDDAVKAAQELGGPVWVVKAQIHAGGRGKGGGVKVAKSLDQVREYSNQILGMQLVTHQTGPEGQKVNRLLIEEGADIKKELYVGLVIDRVSQKIVVMASSEGGMDVEEVAEKTPELIHKIAVDPSTGLKDAEADDLAKKIGVPDASIPQARAILQGLYKAFWETDASLAEINPLILTGDGKVIALDAKFNFDSNALFRHPEIVAYRDLDEEDPAEVEASKFDLAYISLDGNIGCLVNGAGLAMATMDTIKLFGGEPANFLDVGGGATTEKVTEAFKLMLKNPNLTAILVNIFGGIMRCDVIAEGVIAASKAVDLQVPLVVRMKGTNEDLGKKMLADSGLPIISADSMEEAAQKVVAAAAGKA, from the coding sequence ATGAAGATTCACGAGTACCAGGGTAAGGAAATCCTGCGGAAATTCGGAGTCGCGGTACCGCGCGGCAAGCCGGTCTTCTCGGTGGATGATGCGGTCAAGGCCGCTCAAGAGCTCGGTGGCCCGGTGTGGGTCGTCAAGGCTCAGATCCACGCGGGTGGCCGTGGCAAGGGTGGCGGCGTGAAGGTTGCGAAGTCGCTGGACCAGGTTCGTGAGTACTCGAACCAGATCCTCGGCATGCAGCTCGTCACGCACCAGACGGGCCCGGAAGGCCAGAAGGTGAATCGCCTGCTGATCGAAGAAGGCGCTGACATCAAGAAGGAACTGTATGTCGGTCTCGTGATCGATCGCGTTTCGCAAAAGATCGTCGTGATGGCGTCGAGCGAAGGCGGCATGGACGTCGAAGAAGTCGCAGAAAAGACGCCCGAGCTGATCCACAAGATCGCGGTCGATCCGTCGACGGGTCTGAAAGACGCCGAAGCTGACGATCTCGCGAAGAAGATCGGCGTGCCCGACGCATCGATCCCGCAAGCGCGCGCGATCCTGCAAGGCCTGTACAAGGCATTCTGGGAAACGGACGCATCGCTGGCCGAAATCAACCCGCTGATCCTGACGGGCGACGGCAAGGTGATCGCGCTGGACGCCAAGTTCAACTTCGATTCGAACGCACTGTTCCGTCATCCGGAAATCGTCGCTTACCGCGATCTGGACGAAGAAGATCCGGCTGAAGTCGAAGCGTCGAAGTTCGACCTCGCGTACATCTCGCTCGACGGCAACATCGGCTGCCTGGTGAACGGCGCTGGTCTGGCGATGGCGACGATGGACACGATCAAGCTGTTCGGCGGCGAGCCGGCGAACTTCCTCGACGTCGGCGGTGGCGCGACGACCGAGAAGGTCACGGAAGCGTTCAAGCTGATGCTGAAGAACCCGAACCTGACGGCGATTCTCGTCAACATCTTCGGCGGCATCATGCGTTGCGACGTGATCGCGGAAGGCGTGATCGCTGCTTCGAAGGCGGTCGATCTGCAAGTGCCGCTCGTCGTGCGCATGAAGGGCACGAACGAAGACCTCGGCAAGAAGATGCTGGCCGATTCCGGCCTGCCGATCATCTCGGCAGACAGCATGGAAGAAGCTGCGCAGAAGGTCGTCGCGGCTGCCGCAGGCAAGGCCTGA
- the sucD gene encoding succinate--CoA ligase subunit alpha, whose translation MSILINKDTKVITQGITGKTGQFHTRACREYANGREAFVAGVNPKKAGEDFEGIPIYASVKEAKEETGATVSVIYVPPAGAAAAIWEAVEADLDLAICITEGIPVRDMIELKARMRAENRKTLLLGPNCPGTITPDELKIGIMPGHIHRKGRIGVVSRSGTLTYEAVGQLTAIGLGQSSAVGIGGDPINGLKHIDVMKMFNDDPETDAVIMIGEIGGPDEANAAYWIKDNMKKPVVGFIAGVTAPPGKRMGHAGALISGGADTADAKLEIMDACGIKVTKNPSEMARLLKAML comes from the coding sequence ATGTCGATTCTGATCAACAAAGACACCAAGGTCATCACGCAGGGCATCACCGGCAAGACCGGTCAGTTCCACACGCGCGCATGCCGTGAATATGCAAACGGCCGCGAAGCATTCGTCGCGGGCGTGAACCCGAAGAAGGCTGGCGAAGATTTCGAAGGCATTCCCATCTACGCTAGCGTGAAGGAAGCCAAGGAAGAAACGGGCGCGACCGTCTCGGTCATCTACGTGCCGCCCGCAGGCGCCGCTGCTGCAATCTGGGAAGCCGTCGAAGCCGATCTCGATCTCGCGATCTGCATCACGGAAGGCATCCCCGTTCGCGACATGATCGAACTCAAGGCTCGCATGCGCGCGGAAAACCGCAAGACGCTGCTGCTCGGACCGAACTGCCCGGGCACGATCACGCCGGACGAACTGAAGATCGGCATCATGCCGGGTCACATCCACCGCAAGGGCCGCATCGGCGTCGTGTCGCGTTCGGGCACGCTGACGTATGAAGCAGTTGGCCAGCTGACCGCGATCGGCCTCGGCCAGTCGTCGGCAGTCGGTATCGGCGGCGACCCGATCAACGGTCTGAAGCACATCGACGTGATGAAGATGTTCAACGACGATCCGGAAACGGACGCCGTGATCATGATCGGTGAAATCGGTGGCCCGGACGAAGCGAACGCTGCTTACTGGATCAAGGACAACATGAAGAAGCCGGTGGTTGGCTTCATCGCTGGCGTCACGGCGCCTCCGGGCAAGCGCATGGGCCACGCCGGCGCGCTGATCTCGGGTGGTGCGGATACGGCCGACGCGAAGCTGGAAATCATGGACGCCTGCGGTATCAAGGTCACGAAGAACCCGTCGGAAATGGCGCGTCTTCTGAAGGCGATGCTGTAA
- a CDS encoding TerC family protein has protein sequence MLEFLTTLHWGAVFQIIVIDILLGGDNAVVIALACRNLPPAQRTKGVLWGTLGAIVLRVALIAFAVALLDVPLLKFAGGLLLLWIGVRLLAPAPDAHANVKPADKLVAAIKTIIVADAVMSLDNVIAIAGAAEAAEPHHRIALVVFGLIVSIPLIVWGSQLVLKLLDRYPVVITLGGALLGWIAGGLIINDPAGDRWPVLDTPVAEYGMSIACALFVVILGYAMKRRNASRIAGDTPPGTH, from the coding sequence ATGCTCGAATTCCTCACTACGCTCCACTGGGGCGCCGTCTTCCAGATCATCGTCATCGACATCCTGCTGGGTGGCGATAACGCCGTCGTGATCGCGCTCGCGTGCCGCAACCTGCCGCCCGCGCAGCGCACGAAGGGCGTGTTGTGGGGGACGCTGGGCGCCATCGTGCTGCGTGTCGCGCTGATAGCGTTTGCGGTCGCTCTGCTCGATGTGCCGTTGCTCAAGTTCGCGGGCGGCCTGCTGCTGCTGTGGATCGGCGTGCGCCTGCTGGCACCCGCGCCCGACGCGCACGCGAATGTCAAACCCGCCGACAAGCTGGTCGCGGCCATCAAGACGATCATCGTGGCCGACGCCGTGATGAGCCTCGACAACGTGATCGCTATTGCCGGCGCCGCCGAGGCCGCCGAGCCGCATCACCGCATCGCCCTCGTCGTGTTCGGGCTGATCGTCAGCATTCCGCTGATCGTCTGGGGCAGCCAGCTCGTGCTGAAGCTGCTGGACCGTTATCCCGTCGTCATTACGCTGGGCGGCGCGCTGCTCGGCTGGATCGCGGGCGGTCTCATCATCAACGACCCGGCGGGCGACCGTTGGCCCGTGCTCGATACGCCCGTTGCCGAGTACGGCATGAGCATCGCTTGCGCGCTGTTCGTCGTGATCCTTGGTTATGCGATGAAGCGGCGCAACGCAAGCCGTATCGCCGGCGATACCCCGCCGGGCACGCATTGA
- a CDS encoding pilin, producing MTAIVAVASLSTFCAPWLRARSSGSWPVPLARIRRWWGFTLIELMIVLAIVGVIAAYAIPAYQDYLARSRVGEGLSLASAAQLTVGENAGSGNAFGSGYASPPATRNVQSIHIDDDTGQITVAFAARVSDDGANTIVFVPSAPDSADTPTARVALTKGAAQKGTITWECFAGGKAASSLPAPGAGPLPADAPTLPSNLAPPECRS from the coding sequence ATGACCGCTATCGTTGCCGTTGCTTCGTTGTCCACGTTTTGTGCGCCCTGGCTGCGCGCCCGTTCGTCGGGCTCATGGCCCGTCCCGCTTGCTCGCATCAGGCGTTGGTGGGGCTTCACGCTGATCGAACTGATGATCGTGCTGGCCATCGTCGGCGTGATCGCCGCGTATGCGATTCCCGCGTATCAGGACTATCTCGCGCGCAGCCGCGTCGGCGAGGGGTTGTCGCTGGCGTCCGCGGCGCAGTTGACCGTCGGTGAGAACGCCGGCAGCGGCAATGCATTCGGCAGCGGCTACGCGTCGCCGCCCGCCACACGCAACGTGCAGTCGATCCATATCGACGACGACACGGGCCAGATTACCGTCGCGTTCGCGGCGCGCGTCTCGGACGACGGCGCGAACACGATCGTGTTCGTGCCGTCTGCGCCCGACAGCGCCGACACGCCCACAGCCCGCGTCGCGCTGACGAAAGGCGCGGCGCAGAAGGGGACCATCACGTGGGAATGCTTCGCGGGCGGCAAGGCTGCCTCGTCGCTGCCGGCCCCGGGAGCTGGTCCGTTGCCCGCCGATGCTCCGACGCTGCCGTCGAATCTCGCGCCGCCCGAGTGCCGCAGCTGA
- the ltrA gene encoding group II intron reverse transcriptase/maturase, which produces MKVSGRKTGSALSHAPDNWHAVDWRRVERNVRGMQIRIAKATREGDWRRVKALQRMLTRTLSAKLYAVRRVTQNQGARTAGVDRELWDSPESRWEAVGRLKRHGYKALPLRRIFIPKANGKERPLGIPTMRDRAMQALYLLALEPVAESTSDPNSYGFRLNRSTADAMSQIFVVMARRRSAQWVLEADIKGCFDHINHKWLESNVPMDRVILRKWLKAGLIYKGQLQATMAGTPQGGIISPTLANVTLNGLERELIAQLTAKFGIGKAKKLKVNVVRYADDFVITGDSKEMLEREVRPWVEAFLEVRGLQLSEEKTRIVHIDEGFDFLGWNFRKYSGTLLIKPSKKNVQTFYRKVADTISGHKAVKQEELIRLLNPILRGWAQYHCPVVAKQAYSRMESLVFQRLWRWSKRRHPNKNADWVRRKYFHSVGNRHWVFAAPVIREDGSKGLLELYQISGMEIRRHKKVKGEFNPFDLVWEQYGEHLRQERMWDSMRYRKQWGSLYMSQSGRCAHCGCALTDETGWHDHHLEYRMYGGSDALSNRVLLHPDCHRQVHVGKLVVAKPAPLQH; this is translated from the coding sequence ATGAAAGTATCTGGTCGAAAGACCGGATCTGCGCTTTCCCACGCGCCTGACAACTGGCACGCCGTAGATTGGCGTCGGGTTGAACGGAACGTGCGAGGGATGCAGATTCGAATTGCGAAGGCGACGCGGGAAGGCGACTGGCGCAGGGTGAAAGCCCTGCAACGGATGCTGACCCGCACGTTGTCCGCAAAGCTGTATGCGGTGCGACGTGTTACGCAGAACCAGGGTGCGCGAACGGCTGGAGTCGATCGCGAGCTATGGGATTCGCCTGAGAGCCGATGGGAAGCCGTCGGCAGGTTGAAGCGGCACGGATATAAGGCTCTGCCATTACGGAGGATCTTTATCCCCAAGGCCAATGGGAAGGAGCGCCCTCTGGGCATTCCGACCATGCGGGATAGGGCGATGCAAGCCCTGTATCTGCTGGCATTGGAGCCGGTAGCAGAGTCGACGAGTGACCCGAACTCTTATGGGTTCAGGCTTAACCGTTCGACGGCTGATGCCATGTCTCAGATTTTCGTTGTCATGGCCCGTCGCAGATCAGCGCAATGGGTACTTGAAGCGGACATCAAAGGATGCTTTGACCACATCAACCACAAGTGGTTGGAAAGCAATGTCCCGATGGACAGGGTGATCCTCCGCAAATGGTTGAAAGCTGGCCTGATTTACAAAGGGCAGCTACAGGCGACGATGGCCGGTACGCCGCAGGGAGGCATCATTTCTCCGACGCTGGCAAACGTGACGTTGAACGGGCTGGAACGTGAACTGATTGCGCAGCTCACTGCGAAATTTGGAATCGGGAAGGCGAAGAAGCTGAAAGTGAATGTGGTGCGATACGCGGACGACTTCGTCATTACCGGCGACTCGAAAGAGATGCTGGAACGCGAAGTCAGGCCTTGGGTAGAAGCCTTCCTTGAAGTGCGGGGATTGCAACTATCGGAGGAGAAGACCCGGATCGTTCATATTGACGAAGGCTTTGATTTCCTTGGGTGGAACTTCCGGAAGTACTCGGGAACGCTACTCATCAAGCCAAGCAAGAAGAACGTGCAGACGTTCTATCGCAAGGTGGCGGATACGATCAGCGGTCATAAGGCGGTCAAGCAGGAGGAGTTAATCCGCCTGCTCAATCCGATACTACGGGGCTGGGCGCAGTATCACTGCCCTGTAGTGGCCAAGCAGGCGTACAGCCGCATGGAGTCGTTGGTGTTTCAGCGGCTCTGGCGGTGGTCCAAGCGGCGGCATCCGAATAAGAACGCCGACTGGGTGAGGCGGAAGTACTTTCACTCCGTTGGTAATCGGCATTGGGTGTTCGCTGCTCCTGTCATCCGCGAGGACGGTAGTAAGGGGCTGCTTGAGTTGTACCAAATCAGCGGTATGGAAATCAGGCGCCATAAGAAGGTCAAGGGGGAATTCAATCCCTTTGATCTCGTGTGGGAGCAATACGGCGAGCATCTGCGGCAGGAGCGTATGTGGGATTCGATGCGCTACCGAAAGCAATGGGGTTCGCTGTACATGTCACAGAGCGGGCGGTGTGCGCACTGTGGCTGTGCCCTGACGGACGAGACGGGTTGGCACGACCATCATCTGGAGTATCGGATGTATGGCGGTTCAGACGCTCTATCGAACAGGGTATTGCTTCACCCGGACTGCCACCGGCAAGTGCACGTTGGTAAACTTGTCGTAGCTAAGCCGGCCCCGTTGCAGCACTAA